Proteins co-encoded in one Patescibacteria group bacterium genomic window:
- a CDS encoding lytic transglycosylase domain-containing protein codes for MNENFNIKPKSVEEQESSNANKGITRRGFVKGLVGFAITGAVGKTVGDFFEDGEKNKGEKTENITKEEILKEVGVEENDINENVSREEEGELSQEQIDLKKLTKLFMEKYQELSCKHKFFPKEIFHDDFFIATQLQESGYKTDAESHKGAVGSMQNMAISIVDVVRGLNLLKRRGEIEFEIEGLKKEDELEPEKLKKAINPKRIQEMIAKDQNLSRALGKLYFMMLHGVYEVDENEYGKGNYKDAQEKLLACYNGGTKQKDREKHEWPPESRNYVEKIGNYMQRLTNIKDEMDSKGILTNDNYTRMIIARKMDDPRISKTKYSALNNFLIQIKEEEDIVNGKVGYDKIKSIINI; via the coding sequence ATGAATGAAAATTTTAATATAAAACCCAAAAGTGTTGAAGAACAAGAATCTAGTAATGCTAACAAAGGTATTACTCGTCGGGGCTTTGTAAAGGGATTAGTGGGATTTGCTATAACCGGAGCAGTAGGAAAAACTGTTGGAGATTTTTTTGAGGATGGTGAAAAAAACAAAGGAGAGAAAACAGAAAATATTACAAAGGAAGAAATATTAAAAGAGGTCGGAGTTGAGGAGAATGATATTAACGAAAATGTCTCAAGGGAAGAGGAGGGAGAATTGAGTCAAGAACAAATTGACTTAAAAAAACTCACGAAACTGTTTATGGAAAAGTATCAAGAACTTTCATGTAAGCACAAATTTTTTCCAAAAGAAATATTTCATGATGATTTTTTTATTGCTACGCAACTACAAGAATCTGGCTATAAAACAGACGCAGAGTCTCATAAGGGTGCGGTTGGTTCAATGCAAAACATGGCAATATCAATAGTGGACGTGGTTAGGGGTTTGAATTTGCTGAAAAGAAGAGGTGAGATTGAATTTGAGATTGAGGGTTTAAAAAAAGAAGACGAACTGGAACCAGAAAAACTAAAAAAAGCGATTAACCCCAAAAGAATACAAGAGATGATAGCAAAAGATCAAAATTTGAGCAGAGCCTTGGGAAAACTATATTTTATGATGTTACATGGGGTGTATGAAGTGGATGAGAATGAATATGGTAAAGGAAATTATAAGGATGCTCAAGAAAAGCTACTGGCTTGTTATAATGGTGGGACAAAACAAAAAGATAGAGAAAAGCATGAATGGCCACCAGAATCTCGAAATTATGTAGAGAAAATAGGCAACTATATGCAGAGACTAACAAACATTAAAGACGAAATGGACAGTAAAGGAATTCTGACTAATGATAATTACACGAGAATGATAATAGCAAGGAAAATGGATGATCCTAGAATAAGCAAAACAAAATATTCAGCACTTAATAATTTTTTAATCCAGATTAAAGAAGAGGAGGATATTGTTAATGGAAAAGTCGGCTACGATAAGATTAAGAGTATAATAAATATATAA